Genomic segment of Drosophila simulans strain w501 chromosome 2R, Prin_Dsim_3.1, whole genome shotgun sequence:
GGCTGCTTGGCATAACTTGTTTATTTCTTCTTaaaaattcttcaaaaatcTCTGTATAACTTAGGCGTAAACTGATCATTTCGGCTAGTTTCGAGAACGGATTACCAAggacaaaaataaattacatatcGCCTACTAAAACTAGAATCTACACCTAAGGAAGAGAACAGACCAATCCGTCTACGACCAGGTCTTGGGAACACTGAACGGCCCGAATCGATCGTGGCTATCAACGCCCCGCACAGCGAAGAAATACCTCTGGTTCTCCTGGAACTGATTTAAAGTCACGGCCATGGGCAGCAACATAGCGCTGACATCGCCCACATGCCGCCAGCTATCCGTGCTGGGCTCGTGAATCGTCTCCTGGTATGCATAGATCTGGTACATTACGCACTCTGCGAACCGCGGGCTCGAATCCTCCAGAGTCCAGGATATAACGATACCAGTCTCAAGGAGACTAATCCGGATAACGGGTCGCGAAGGAGGCACCTTCCAGGCTGGATTGAAGGGCTGGGGAGGTGACGTGGGCAGTGGTGCAGGATGTGAGTATCTTAAACGAGATGCTGGAGGCGGGGTGTTCTCCGAACGTATCTGCATAGTTACGTTTGAGCCCAAGGAACTTCGCTGACCTTTGGATACGTTTTGAAATAAGTACGatgaatattttgaatataatgATTTTCCAACTCACCTCCTCCATTATTATGGACTAACTGTCGAGCATTTACGCGAGCCAATTGCATTGGAGAAGCTCGCACCACATTTCCGCCTCCACGTCCTCCTCTTATCGCTGCTGCGGTCTGAGCATTCCGCTTAATCGCCGCATTGGATGCCTGACGCAAACGAGCGTTAGCCTCGATTTGTGCTTGGGCAGCCCttgccgccgcagcagccgctgcaTCATCCTCATCTGTGAGGTCAATGACTGCCTTCTCCTTGGGCTTGGCCGGCGTCAAGCTGGGCTCCTGCTGCTGTCCATAGCTGCCAGATCCCGACCCACTGCTGCTGGATGAGATTGGCACCGAGACCGTGGCCCCCGAAAGCGGTGGCTGCTGGGCGCGCACTTTAGTTGTGCACTTCGGCACCTGCTTGGCAGGACTCGCACCTGGCGTGGGACCGGAACTAGGTCGAGGTCTGCAATATGAAACAATTGTAAGTTAGTAATGTGAATATGACATGAGGAATTTGATATCTCGGCGAttatacggacggacatacaaaaattgatttgacaagaatatttatataccGGTAACGCATTGTATTTACCTATTTAGGTTATTATCCCAACGAGTAATGCCTAAAGATTCATTAGCAATACAATATACTGGAATGTTAAGAAAAAAGAGTTCCCCGAGTATCAGATACgcgttactcagctagtcgAAGTGTGaacgtttaatttttttgattttttctggCATAAATATGGTAGTTTTCTAGTATACCATTTTACTGTACAAGTAAAGGGTATAAAAATTCGCTATTATCTATGAGTCTATTTACCTAATTGGGTCTGAAACCATTCATAATAAATTGCTAGTTGTAAACTTCTGCACAAGCGTGGAATTCGCTTTTAATCGAAGAGGACGATTAGGATTATACTCACAGTATGAACTGTTGCTgcgcctgttgttgttgcagttgttgttgttgctgctgttgtctttGCGCCAAGAAAGCGGCTGCTGACATCCGGCCACGCATGACGCTTTTATTAATCGCATTGGCCACCGCTGAAGTCGTGGAGCCAGGTGTTCCCGTGTGCTTGGAGGCGTGCGTTGTCCTTTGAGCTATAGGCGGTGGGGGCTGCAGACGTTGGACGCTGGCCTGATTCGTGAGCATTGGCCCGGGCTGTAAGTTAGTAGGTACCGGTCGATGGGGCGTGACCTTCTGCAAGCAGCCCCGGCGCACAGGTGGCGTGACACTAGCCGTGGCCAAGGATGGAGATGACCGTGCtgccggctgctgctgttggggaTTGGAATTCTGAGAGGCGCTGACGCCCGCACCCGTTTccgatgaggatgtggatggtCCAAAGGGAGGCGGAGGAGGTCTTGGTCGCACGGACGCACGCGTCGGGGAGGTGCTGGCCTTGGGTGGCGTTCCGCTGGGCGGAGCCAACACGCTGCCAGCAGCATGCGTTGGCTCTGGAGCGGCGACGGTGGGCTTTATGGCCTTGAACGGAATGCCCACCTGAAGACCAACAGCTCGTGTTATCCGCACAGGAGCGGTGAAATGAGAGTTCTTAGCCTCCAAGTCCTTAAGCACACGCTTGTGCACCGTCTCCAAATCCAGGAATTGCTTCGACACCTCGGCAATCTTGCGGCGATAATTGACGAGAGTGCTCTCgcatttttccagctgcatACGTATTTCTGCGAAATCACTTTTAACCATCATCGCCTCGACGACCTTCTGCAGCACCAGCTCCTCCAGGTCGTCACGGGTCATTGTGTCGAAACTACGTCGGAAGGTCTTAAAGAATTCCAAGCGCAGCGGCTTAACATTCTGTTTAATTTCTGGAACGGGGTTAAGGTCGAAGTCGAGTTTCTTTTCGACTTCTTTTTTGGGGGATTCTTCTTTGTCATCCTGTCCACCCATATCAATCTGTAGCGTGCCTTCGTGGGAGCTATTTGAGTCGGAGTCTTCAGTCCTAGCTTTCTTATTGGGTATTTCCTCCTGAGGGCTGCTGTCCAGATGTTCATGGCTCCGCTTGGTTACATCCTTCAAACCATCCTTTGCTCTGCTGAGTTTTGGTGACGCATCTTGATTCGTCTCCGTTTCGAATTCATTTTTTTCATCGGTACTGAGACGCAACCGTTTTGGAGCCGAGTCTTCCGTGTACTCGGCGGGTCGCAATAGATTGCTGGAATTACTGTTCCCATCTTCTGTGGCAGTTTGCTTTACCACATCAGGGGTCTTCAGTTTCTCAAACTGATCGCACGCATTGTCGGAGTTGTCTATTTGTAGGTCCTTAGCTTCACCTGATTCTGTAGTGGACTCATTGGAAAGTTCTTTTAAAGCTGTTTCCTTTTGGGTAGTTTGAACTTCCTTTTCCGGTATCTTATTCTGCGGTGtttcatcctcatcctcggaGACGAGAACAACTTCGTCATCCTTAGCTTGTGGTTTCACAGAATTTTCGTTCGTTGGATTGGCTGTGGTGCCAACATTTTCGGTCTTCTCTAGGGGTTCAAAGAATATAACTTCGTCATCGGACTCCGTCTCTTTGGTCTCCTCTTCAACAGCCGTTGATTCCTTGCTTTCtaaatgctttaaatttcCATCAGTAGAAATTTCGCATACTCCATTTGTCGTGGGTTCCTTGTCGCCTTCTGGTTCATCCTCTGCAACCTTCTTTTCTTCTATCCCTACAACCTTTCTGACCGCTTCTACAAGCAAATCATCTATGGTTGTGTATTTCATTTCTTGGGCTTGAGTTCGAGCATCAAATTCCTTTTGGACTTTCTTTTTTGGATCTTCTGTTTCTTCTCCTTCGATCACCACAGGTTCTTCAAGCTCTCCAGTCTGTTctatttcctttttattttctggcTCTTCTGTGTCCTTAACATCTTCCACATCCTGGGATGGGTTTGGATCTTCCTTTCCCTTGGTGTCTCCCAGTATGTCTGCTCTTTTCGACGCTTGTATGGTTTTCATCTCCGGCTTTTCTTTATCCTTCGCCTCTTCTGAATCTTTTGCTTTCTTGCAGTAACCAGGCtcttctttttccttttgccctTGAAGTTCCTCGGATTCCTTGGATTCATCCGGTTCATCGATTTCCATTGACTCTTCGCTCTGGATTGGGATAGACTCTTTCGACTTTTCGGTTACCTCGTCTCCAACTAACATGGGTTCGTCACCTTCTGTTAAATGTTCATCAGCTTTGACAGGCTCACATTCGACCGCACTCGCGGACTTTTCTGAGATAATACTTTGCAAATTCAATGATTTCTTCGCAGAAACCTTACCGTGAG
This window contains:
- the LOC6733904 gene encoding activating transcription factor 7-interacting protein 1 — encoded protein: MMGVSQNMELKELSTEEALMRTLSSELGNEVEPHSTPAILNESSRTSVDEVDLCELTNGVDSSDNVKVIDKPKKISDQERNPGSDLDALLDKISSIVDCSPKNSDDIDLLDRGEECDSVSAKKRTAGDTDKNLKEQKEKPEEEEQGEDVLSSLEGAECIDPDSELKTEEKLEENEEHASAKESTQKTEDLADSGEILKSKEEDEVAAHTADNIEKDGKNRSTEDVFMYALDCISSADEFDVFSSQDSKKVKPSKKLNTEDNSSANDLEDISSDDDDIIKENEKPNTEVIDLDSSSECVPCETESEVEETAANTEDTEVVTHGKVSAKKSLNLQSIISEKSASAVECEPVKADEHLTEGDEPMLVGDEVTEKSKESIPIQSEESMEIDEPDESKESEELQGQKEKEEPGYCKKAKDSEEAKDKEKPEMKTIQASKRADILGDTKGKEDPNPSQDVEDVKDTEEPENKKEIEQTGELEEPVVIEGEETEDPKKKVQKEFDARTQAQEMKYTTIDDLLVEAVRKVVGIEEKKVAEDEPEGDKEPTTNGVCEISTDGNLKHLESKESTAVEEETKETESDDEVIFFEPLEKTENVGTTANPTNENSVKPQAKDDEVVLVSEDEDETPQNKIPEKEVQTTQKETALKELSNESTTESGEAKDLQIDNSDNACDQFEKLKTPDVVKQTATEDGNSNSSNLLRPAEYTEDSAPKRLRLSTDEKNEFETETNQDASPKLSRAKDGLKDVTKRSHEHLDSSPQEEIPNKKARTEDSDSNSSHEGTLQIDMGGQDDKEESPKKEVEKKLDFDLNPVPEIKQNVKPLRLEFFKTFRRSFDTMTRDDLEELVLQKVVEAMMVKSDFAEIRMQLEKCESTLVNYRRKIAEVSKQFLDLETVHKRVLKDLEAKNSHFTAPVRITRAVGLQVGIPFKAIKPTVAAPEPTHAAGSVLAPPSGTPPKASTSPTRASVRPRPPPPPFGPSTSSSETGAGVSASQNSNPQQQQPAARSSPSLATASVTPPVRRGCLQKVTPHRPVPTNLQPGPMLTNQASVQRLQPPPPIAQRTTHASKHTGTPGSTTSAVANAINKSVMRGRMSAAAFLAQRQQQQQQQLQQQQAQQQFILPRPSSGPTPGASPAKQVPKCTTKVRAQQPPLSGATVSVPISSSSSGSGSGSYGQQQEPSLTPAKPKEKAVIDLTDEDDAAAAAAARAAQAQIEANARLRQASNAAIKRNAQTAAAIRGGRGGGNVVRASPMQLARVNARQLVHNNGGGQRSSLGSNVTMQIRSENTPPPASRLRYSHPAPLPTSPPQPFNPAWKVPPSRPVIRISLLETGIVISWTLEDSSPRFAECVMYQIYAYQETIHEPSTDSWRHVGDVSAMLLPMAVTLNQFQENQRYFFAVRGVDSHDRFGPFSVPKTWS